TTGGTGCCAATGGCGCGGGCAAGACCACGACGATGAAGGCGATCGCCGGGATCAAGGAATGGGCCGGGGGCGATATCCTCTATCTGGGGCAGTCGATCAAGGGCGTGCCCACGCACGAATTGCTCAAGCGGGGCTTGGCGATGGTGCCGGAGGGCCGGGGCATCTTCGCGCGCATGTCGATCCTGGAAAACATGCAGATGGGCGCGTATCTGCGTACCGATTCGGATGGCATCAAGGCCGATGTAGAGCGCATGTTCGGTTTCTTCCCACGCTTGAAGGAGCGCGCCACGCAGTTGGCGGGCACGCTGTCGGGCGGCGAGCAGCAGATGCTGGCGATGGCGCGCGCGCTGTTGTCGCGGCCCAAGCTGCTGTTGCTCGACGAGCCGTCGATGGGCCTGTCGCCGATCATGGTGGAGAAGATCTTCGAGGTGGTGCAGGCGATTTCCTCGGAAGGCATGACGGTGTTGCTAGTCGAGCAGAACGCCCGCCTCGCGCTGCAGGCGGCCAACCGCGGCTACGTCATGGACTGCGGTGCGATTACGATGTCGGGCGACGCCAAACAGATGCTGGACGATCCCAAGGTGCGCACCGCCTACCTCGGTGAGTGAGCCAACTGGGCACCGGCCGAGCCTCGACGTGTGGCCCGCGCCGGCACTTCGGGCCGGCGCGGGTGGGCATCCCACCGATACCGCGGGTGGATCCCATTGATTTTTAAGGACGAGGGGCGCAGCCCATACTGCCGGCAATCGGGCGCCGGCCCGCATATCGGCCTCGCCCCCCCTGGGCTCACAGCACCTGGTCCAGCACGTTGTCGAGCATCGTGAGCATCTGGTCGATCTCGGCGCGCGTCACGTTCAATGCCGGCATGAAGCGCAGCAGGCTAGGGCGGGCGGCATTCAGTAGCAGGCCTTCCGGCGCCAACTCGCGTGCTTTCTGGACGATTTGTGGCCCGACGTCCCGGCCGAGCAGCAACGCGCGCAGCATGCCTTCGCCACGCTCGCCGGCCAGCCCGCGCGCGTCGGACAGCGCGAGCAACCGCTCGCTCAGGTAGCGGGCGTTCTCGCGCACGTGTTCGAGAAAGCCCGGCGCGACGAGCTGCGATATCACCGCTTCGCCGACCGCGGTCATCAACG
This sequence is a window from Mycetohabitans rhizoxinica HKI 454. Protein-coding genes within it:
- a CDS encoding ABC transporter ATP-binding protein, with the translated sequence MNGAMLEIQGLRVAYGGIQAVNGVDLKVGQGELVTLIGANGAGKTTTMKAIAGIKEWAGGDILYLGQSIKGVPTHELLKRGLAMVPEGRGIFARMSILENMQMGAYLRTDSDGIKADVERMFGFFPRLKERATQLAGTLSGGEQQMLAMARALLSRPKLLLLDEPSMGLSPIMVEKIFEVVQAISSEGMTVLLVEQNARLALQAANRGYVMDCGAITMSGDAKQMLDDPKVRTAYLGE